A region of the Corynebacterium endometrii genome:
TTTTGGAAACGCCTGTTCAGGGCCCACTTCAGCCCGTTGCGGTGCGAATTTGCGGCCCCAAGCACCGCAAAACCGCGTAAAATAGCAAGGGTGACCAAATTATGGTCGCTTATATTTTAGCTTTATGAATGGGAGTTGAGCTTCGATGGCAGCTATGAAGCCTCGTACAACTGGCGGCGAGATGGAAGCGGTGGAAGAATCACGCAAGATCGTGATGCGCATCCCTTCCGACGGTGGTGGGCGCATCGTCGTTGAGTTAAGCAAAGAGGAAGCGGCGGAGCTCGGTTCGCTCCTTACAGAGGCCGCCAGCTAGTCTGGACCCATGCTTTCACACATCATTGATGTTCTTGCCGATCCCGTAGATGGGACAGGCCTGACCGGTGCTGACGATTTCTCGCGCCTAGTATCTGATTCGGGCCATTCTTACGACGTTGCTAAACAGGGCTACGTAACCTTGGCCGGTGGGGCCGGGCTCAAACACAAGGGTGACGATTTGGATATGGTTCGCGCCCGTGAAACCTACCTTTCCAGGGGGCACTTCGCTCCCTTCGTTGAGGCGGTTACCGGCGCGGTGCAGGATATCCTTGATGCGGCCGAGGTGCCCGATGAGGCGGAGCCCGCCCTGCTCGAAGTTGGCGCCGGCACCGGTTACTACCTGGCGCACACCCTTGATTCCGTCCGGGGCGCGCGCGGCATTGGCCTTGATATTTCCCCGCATGCGGCAAAGCACTTGGCGAAGTGCCACCCGCGCGTGGGAGCCGTGGTTGCGGACGTCTGGGATCGCCTACCCATCAAGGACGGCTCGATTGATGCCATCTCCGTCATCTTTGCCCCACGCAACCCGGCGGAATTCCAGCGTGTTCTCACCCCAGGCGGGGAAGTGGTTGTTCTGACCCCGTGCTCCGGTCACCTCGATGAGCTGCGCGAGCCTTTGGGCATCCTGGGCGTAGAAGAAGGCAAGGTCGAGCGCATGTACGAGCAGGCCAAGGGATACCTCGAGCAGTCTGCCGATCCGGTGGATATCTCATTCCCCATCGAGCTAGATCGTGATTCCATCAAGGCTCAGGTGGCCATGAGCCCGTCAGCCCGTCATATCAGCCGTGACGAATTGGCCCAGCGCATGGCCGCGCTGCCGGAGACCATGACGGTCACGGCGCATGCCCGCTTGGATCGTCTCCGGGCGAAGAAATAACGCGGGGCTCAACCTTAGTTTCCCAGTCACCACCAGGCTTTCCAGCCGGGTGGTGATTTTTTCTGCCCCCTTAAGTCGATAGATACTCAAATTATTGCTCTTGGGTATCCAAACGTGTCTTTAAAGTGCGGAGATTAGAATTCGAAAGACCCGAACCCGGTGATTGCCACGTGGATTGGGACGCTAGGCTAACGTCCCCGCCAACCGCGCCATGACTCCTGGCGTCCGGCCGAGGAGTCCTAAGTATGCGTTGCGGCTAGTCTGGAAGATGACGCCCGGTCGCCGGCGTCTAGGGCCGGTACCTGGGTATGGATTGGCCTTTGCTTTGGCGCCTCGCGCCAGGGGCTTAAGCGATGGGGCGGCCCAAAAGCCCGGCAAGCAAGCCGAAGCGGCTGCAACGTTTCCAGCCCCGGGCTCGCCGGCCGCTAACGGATGGCGGGCGGCAACCACCGGGGCCGCGGACTGCTTTTATATCCGGCGAACCTAACGCCAGCGGAGAACGCCGCAATGGGGAGTACGCCAACGGGGATAGGGAAACTGACTACGTCAAAGGGGCGACTTACGGGAGCCGCCCCTTCGACGCAGTTTTAAATGCTTTAGCCCCGTTTCCAGCCGTGCCTGGGTTTAGCTGCCGTGGCGTTCCCACTCGCGGACGATTTCAGCCTCGCCAGACGTGGAGGCCGAAATACCAGAGCAACCCCCGTCAAAATACACGCGGGAAGCCATGGCTACCTGGCCGCCGTCCGCATAAACTTCAACGGTGGAACCATCCACAACGATGGTCAAGGAATCAGAATCATCCTCGCGCAGCGGGGCCGAGGCCACCGCGTCCCCCGCGTAGCTATCCTGATAGGCCCCGCACAAGGAGCGGTCCAAGGTTAGTTCGTCACCGGAGTGCTTAATGATGGCGGCAGGGGAGCCATTGCCATCGAGCAGCTGTACTTCAACCTCAGAACCGGAGGGAACCTCAAGCAGGCCGGTCCACAGGCGCGCGCGATCCGTCGTGGCAACCGCATCGGGCAAACCGCGTGCCGGAGTCTGATAGATGACCCCGCCCTGCAGCGTCAGGTAACGCGGGAGGGATAGCGCATTGGCCCAGCCCTCTTGGCTCAGCGATGGATGCTCAGCGGGCGCGTCCTGGCGGCCGGCGCCGCTCATCAGGCCAAAGATTACGGCCTCCTCGTAGCGTTTGTCCGCGTCTATTGTTCCTGCGGTGACGTTGGTGTTGCGCGGGCGGGTGAAATCATGCCCGTAATCGATGCGCTTGAACCCCGTGACCACGTTAAAGACGGTGCCCTCGAGGCGGCCAACAAGGTAACCGGATAGCTCGGCCCCGTCGCGCTCAAGGGTGATGAACAATACGTCATAGATTTCCCCATCCACCTCATCGCGCAGGCGGATGATGCGCGGTGCCGCTACCGGCGGCAGTTCATTGCCCGGCGCCTCGGAGGATTTGAAACCGGTATCTTCACCCTCGAAGGTGAGTTCACCGTCCAGCGTCCACGAGACCCCATCGGCACTGGATAAAATGACGGGGGTGGAGCTGCCGGCCTCGCCGGTGAGGGCTAGCATCAGCCAGCCCTTGTGGCCCTCTGAACGATCCCCATTATCCCAGTCGGGGACCACGCACGGCGTGCGGAAGCGGGTAAATCCCTCCGTGTCCTGGACAATTGCACCGTGGCGCAGAACATGGGGGTCCAAGGCGCCTATCTCATCAGAAACCTCACAGACGTCATCGACGTTGGCGTAGCTTGCTAGGTTCACGGAGGAGCCCGCACCGGTGATGGACGTGAAGTAGAGGTTGATGCCGCCATCGACCGCGGCCACCGCACCCGCACGGAGACCGGTTTCGCCGCCGGCTGGGGCGAGGACATCATCGCATTCGATCCAGTCGAAAGGAAGTGAGGTCGAGTACGTGTGACCCCAGCGTGACTTTTCATCAGCGCCGAGCTTGTACTGGAAAAACAGGTGCCAGGATTCACCGTCCAACAAAACGCCGGCTGGTGCCTCGAGCACGCCAGTCTCTGTGGTGAAGTGAAGTTCAGGGCGATGGATGTCAGTGGTCATTGACCCTCAACACTCCTTAAGAGATTAAGTGGAGAATTATGCTTCGAACACGCCATGATACTTAAAAATAAATCTGCGGGTTTTCAACCGGTCCGCAACCAGTAGAAACCCGCAGAATCCAGCGCAAAGGCGTTAAACGAGGGAGGCGTAGATGTCCACCGTCTGGGCCGCGATGGTGGCCCAAGAGAACTTGTCCACTGCGCGCCGGCGGCCTGCGTTGACATACCTGGCCGTCAAGTCCTTATCGCCGGCGAGCTTGTTGACGGCATCAGCGAGGCCGGACTCGAAATCATCAACGGCCTGCTCATCGTAGTGGACAAGCACGCCCGTCTCACCGTCCACAACAACCTCTGGGATGCCGCCTACGTCCGACGCCACCACCGCGGTGCCGCACGCCATGGCCTCTAAGTTGACGATGCCTAGTGGCTCATAGATGGAAGGGCAGACAAAGATATCGGCGCCGGAATAGACTTCCTGGATTCTATCGCGGTCAAGCATTTCCTTGACCCAGAAAACCCCGTCGCGCTCGGCCTGGAGCTCCGCGACCAATGCCTCCGTGCGGGCCTCAATCTCTGGGGTGTCCGGAGCCCCCGCGCACAGGACCAATTGAATGTCCCGGTCGAACTTCCGCACCGCTTTGAGTAGGTGCTCCACGCCCTTCTGGCGGGTGATGCGCCCAACGAACGCCACCACGGGGCGGGTCTTATCCACCCCAAGTTCGTCGAGCACGTTGGCCTCGCGCGGCTGCCAGAGCTGGGTGTCAATACCGTTGAGGACCACGTGCACTTTGGCTTCATCGATTCGTGGGTAGGCCTCAAGGATTGAGGCCTTCATGCCGGCCGAAACCGCGATGACCGCGTCCGCGTACTCCATGGCGTTCTTCTCGGACCAGGATGAGATCTCGTAACCGCCGCCGAGTTGTTCACGCTTCCACGGGCGGTGCGGCTCGAGAGAGTGAGCGGTGACAACGTGCGGAATCCCGTAGAGCTTGGCGGCTAGGTGCCCGCCTAGTCCGGAGTACCAGGTGTGCGAGTGGGCCACATCAATCGAGGATGCGGCGTTAGCCATGCGGAGCCCGGTGGACAGGGTCTGGATAGCCGCGTTTGCCCCGGCCAGCTCCGGATCCACGCCGTGGGTAAAGACGTCCTTTTCCTCCCGGGGCTTGCCCATGCAGTGGACCTCTACCTCGATGAGTTCACGCATGAAGCGGGTCAGCTCGGCGACGTGAACACCCGCGCCACCGTAAATTTCTGGGGGATATTCCTTTGAAAAGATTCCGGCTCTCATAACTATTTAGCCTAACGTTCTCAGGTGGGCGTTGCGAGATGTTTGGCAATCATTAACTGTGATTTTTTCTTCGCGACAGGTAAGTGAATTTTCCCCTGTAAAGGGGGGATTTAAAGCCCCGATTAGCTGAAAAAACCCGCGGGAGGGAATAACGTTGGAGGGGTGAAAAGCCAGCCTAATGTCCTAGCTATTGTCCTCGCCGGCGGTGAAGGTAAGCGGCTTTTCCCGCTTACTGAAGACCGTGCAAAGCCGGCCGTCCCATTCGGTGGAAACTACCGCCTCATTGACTTTGTTTTGTCCAATTTGGTCAATGCGGGCTACTGGAAGATTGCCGTTCTCACCCAGTACAAGTCCCACTCCCTCGACCGGCATATCTCCCAGGCGTGGTCGATGTCCGGCCCCACTTCCCAGTACATCGCATCGGTTCCCGCGCAACAGCGTCGCGGCAAGCGCTGGTACACCGGTTCTGCGGACGCCATTGTTCAGTCGCTCAACCTGATTAATGACGAGCAGCCGGATTACGTCATCGTATTCGGCGCGGACCACGTCTACCGCATGGACCCTTCCCAGATGGTTGAGGAGCACATTGCTTCCGGTAAGGCGTGTTCCGTCGCTGGTATCCGCGTGCCGCGTGAGGAGGCCTTCGCCTTTGGCTGCATTCAGTCCGATGAAGAAGGCAATATTACGGAGTTCGTGGAAAAGCCAGAGAATCCACCGGCAACCCCGGATGATCCAAACATGACCTACGCATCCATGGGTAACTACGTGTTTACGGCGGAGGCCCTGCGTGAGGCGCTGCTTGAGGATGAGAAGAACGAGAACTCGAGCCATGACATGGGTGGAGACATCATCCCGTACTTCGTGGAACGCGAAGAGGCCCACGTGTATGACTTTATGGCTAATGAAGTACCGGGTGCTACCGACCGTGACCGCGGTTACTGGCGTGACGTGGGCACCATCGACTCGTTCTATGAGGCGCATATGGATCTCATCTCTGTACACCCAATCTTCAACCTGTACAACTTCAAGTGGCCGATTAGCTCCACTGATGATGCGAACTTCCCACCAGCGAAGTTTGTTCAAAACGGCATAGCTCAGTCCTCCATGGTGGCCCCGGGCTGCATTATTTCGGGCGGAACCGTGCGCAACTCGGTGCTCTCTTCAGACGTCCATGTTGAGGACGGCGCTACGGTCGAAGGCTCCGTGCTGCTGCCGGGAGTGCGCGTTGGCAAGGGCGCTGTGGTCCGTCACGCGATCTTGGACAAGAATGTCCGGGTGACCGATGGTGCCATCATCGGCGTCGATCGCAACCTCGACGAATCCCGCTTTACCGTCTCCGCCGGTGGGGTAGTAGTCGTGGGCAAGGGGGAGGTAGTCGAGGCGAATTAGCTTTTTGCAGCCGCCACACTGGGACCTGCCGGACGACGGCGGGTCCCTTTGCTTTTCACCTACACCCGGCATCTCCCACAAGAGGAACTAAACCGGTTGGACCTTTTAACTACCCCCGATGGCGAACCTCAAGGTTTGCGGGGTCCGGTACGAGCTCCATGAATCCAGGCCAGAAAATAGGGCCACGGTCCTGCTGAGGCAGGCTTAAGGGGGCGATCCTCCTGCGCGGCAGGCCCGAATGCATTCTCATGAATAGGAAAACGCCTAATCCCGGTCCTTCCAGGATGGCGCTGGGGACCGGGATGGACAAGTTTGAGTCAGGCCTAAAGCTTGGTGATGAGGGTCAAGCCTGAGCCCAACGGGAGGCGGGTAACATGGGCGCCTTTCAAGCCACGGGCCAGTTCGTCGGCCTCGCGTGCGGCATTGGTGTCGCGATCCGTGCGGGTCGAATCGGCGATTGTGCCATCCAACAGGGAATTGGCCAAGACTAGGGTTCCGCGCTGAGAAAGAAGCGGCCAGGCGGCCTTCACGGTTGCGGGCATGTCCATGGCGCTTACCTCAGCGTAGATGACCTGGTACGAGTCATTGGCTAAACGCCCCATCACGTCCAGCGGGCGTGATGGGAGGAAACGCACGCGGGTAGGTGAGTAGCCGGCCTCCCGGAACGCCTTCTTCGCGTTGGTCTGGTGCTCAACCTCGGGGTCGATGCAGGTGAGAATGCCGGTCTCTGCAAGGCCTTGAAGCAGGTAAAGCCCCACCACGGAAGCGGCTGGGGTGATGGCAACCGCCTGGGCCTTCTCCCCGGTCTGGGCCGCGTGGCCCGTAGATGCCGCGGCCAAGGTGGTTAGCAATTGACCGGTAACCTCATCCGGTACGGGAAGTGAATACTCCTCTGCATGGGAGCGAGCAGAGCTCAACGCTTCAGAAGGCTCTGAGGAAGTTTCGATATAAGAACGCAGCGCGTCGTAAGCCAAGTCAGTCACGTGTCCCACTTTATGTATTCATACTGGAGGGTGTACCCGAAACACCCGAAACCAATGCTAATTGTGACTGGTGGGAATGCTGAGGTGTGTTCACAGCCAGTTCTCAGCGCCGTAAGTGGAGATTGCCGGGTTGTTGTAGCACAATATGTCACATGACAAATGAGCGACGCAGTAGTGAGAATGTTGGCGAGGTAGATAAGCCTTTGACCGGCACTGCGGCGTTTGATGCCGGCGAGTCGGCGATGCCGGAATGGGGCGAACTGGTGGCCGAGCATGCGGATAGCGTGTACCGCTTGGCGTATCGCCTGTCTGGCAATCAGCATGATGCGGAGGATCTAACTCAGGAAACGTTCATGCGGGTCTTCCGCTCCCTGGATAGGTACCAGGCGGGGACCTTTGAGGGGTGGTTGCATCGAATTACTACCAACCTGTTCCTGGATATGGTCCGCCACCGCAGCAAGATTCGCATGGAGGCGCTGCCGGAGGATTATGATCGTGTCCCCGGTTCGGACATGACTCCGGAACAGGCATATAACGTGGCGAATTTGGATCCTGCCCTCCAGGCGGCGTTGGATGAGCTGGGGCCTGACTTCCGCGTTGCCGTGGTCTTATGCGATGTAGTGGGCATGAGCTATGACGAAATTGCTGAGACCCTCGGAGTGAAAATGGGCACGGTGCGCTCCCGCATTCACAGGGGGCGGTCCCAGTTGCGTGCATCTCTCGAGGCTGCGGCAGAGGTAAACGATGAAGCCAAGATGCTGCTGCGCACCCGCTAGTTGTGCGCAGGTCGTGGAATATCGACAAAGCATCCATGGGTGAGGGCCGGCCTTTGCCGGCCTTTTCTTTGCCTAAATCAACTTGTTAATACTTTTAAAGTTCCATCTAAAGTTGGATGGCTCGCACGGGCAATAAACGGTGGACGTCGCTACAGTGGGGAACTAGCCACCGGTGCGAAGATCAAGCTCGTCGTAGCCGGAATTTGTGAAACCAACAAAACACTAATGTGTATTCACATGAGTTAAGCGCCGTCATAGAAGCCACAGCAGGAGGTGAGCATTCCAGAATGGATAACATTTCGCGTTCCCATTCGGAGCACACTCTGCGCATGGGGCAGTTGGCCCCCACCGCATCCAAGCGCGAGAAGTTGCGGGCCAGGGTGCGTGACTTTTCGCGCGAAAGGGATGAAGGTAGGGCTCACGATAAGGCCCGCGAAAAGGCAAAGCTGCGCGCCCGCCGCTTTGACACCATCGGCCACTTAGGGCCCGAGGCCATTGTGGCTTTCGTCGATGAGGAGATGGAAGGAAAGGCGGCCCACCGCGTGCGGGTGCACCTTGTCCACTGTGAGGAATGCCGTGAAGAGGTGCGTTCCCAGCGAGGGGCGTCCCAATGGGTACAGCAATGCTCAGGTAGCGATGACATTCGCGCGCCTCGCGACCTGCTTGCCAAACTAGCCAAAATTGCAACCACGTGCTCCCGTGAGGAGAATCAAGCGGGGGAGCGAGCGGAGCAATCCTCGCCCCGCGGAGCCTATGGCACCGAGCAGGATATCTTTGACAAACTCGAAATGATTATGCGTGCGATCAAACATAATCAGCGCTCAAGCTAGCGCGGTCTTAGAAATGACGCGGTCCAAAGGATAGAGTAATACCGTGCTTTCAAATTTCGGTTGGTTCGAGCTATTCGTCATCGTAGTCTTGGCCGTGATTATCATTGGCCCGGAGCGCCTGCCCGGTGTAGTTCAGGATGTGCGCGCGGCAATCTTTGCGGCCCGGAAAGCTATCAACAACGCTAAGGCCGAGCTCAACGGGGAGTTTGGTGACTTCGGCAAGGAATTTGAGGAGCTTCGCGCGCCACTTAGCCAGGCGGCGCAGTGGGGCAAGCTAGGCCCCCGGGGTGCTATCACGAAGGCGTTGTTTGACGGTGATGATTCGGCGTGGGATGACTTTGACCCGCGCAAACCCGTTGCTGGTAGAGAGCAGAACTCCGGAAACCCGGCCGGGCACAACTCGCAGCCACCGGCTCCGCCCGCGCCATCGAGAGAACCGCACGCCCAACGTCCTAATCAAACTGACCAGTATCAGCAGCCTCAGGCGCCAGGGCAACAGCGCCCGTCTTTCGATTACTCCACGTATTTCGACCAAGATTAAATCGCGAAAATAAAAGGGCGCACCATGTGGTGCGCCCTAGGCGTTTAATCGTGGAGCTTTTTGCGTACCCGTTCTTCAGGGGTGCGTACGTCCCCCCGCGGGCGACCAATGAGGGAGAGGCCCACCTGGGCGGCGCCCACGAGGATGAGGAAAGCGATGAGCAATTTCCCGCCAATGGCAATGTCATTGCGCAGCCATACGTAGAGCACGATGCCAAGGATGACGGCAAAGGCACCTACGCCCCATTCCGGAAATTTCATTCCCACAATCTACCTCGATGCTTTCCTGTTGGGAATCAGTGGTTGACGGCTTCGCGCCGAATCGTTGCTAGAGCAATATAGCCAAAGGCCGCGTGACACACAACTATTACGTGGTGTACGCGGCCCGAGTTTTAGGAAAGTTAGGAGCGGGTGACCCCCAAGCCTAGGGGTTTTCCGGCCAAGGAAGTTGAGCGCACGGCAAGCTTATTGGCCACCTCCCTGATGGCTTGCGCTGCGGTGCATTCAGGGTCTGCGAGAACCACTGGGGTCCCGGAGTCGCCGTCCGCCCGCAGGGTAGGGTCAAGCGGAATGGAACCCAGCAGCGGAACGTCGTGGCCTAATAGCGCGGTGAGGCGCTCGGCCACGGCTTCACCGCCGCCCGCGCCGAAGATATCCATGGTGCTGCCATCGGGCAGGACCATGGCGGCCATGTTCTCAATAACACCGGCGACGCGCTGACGGGTCTGCTGGGAGATTGAACCGGCACGCTCGGCAACCTCGGCCGCGGCGGCCTGAGGGGTGGTGACTACGAGGAGCTCGGCGTTGGGGATCAGCTGAGCTACGGATAGTGCCACATCACCGGTGCCCGGCGGCAGGTCAAGGAGGAGCACGTCAAGGTCTCCCCAAAAGACGTCCGCCAAGAATTGCTGGATCGCGCGGTGGAGCATCGGTCCGCGCCAGACTACCGGCGCGTTGCCGTCAATGAATTGGCCGATGGAGATGTATTTGATGCCGTGGGCGATTGGTGGCAGGAGCATCTCATCATCCAGGACCGTTGGGCCAGCGTCGGAGCCCAGCAGACCCGGGACTGAGTGGCCGTAAATATCGGCGTCGACGATGCCTACCTTGAGGCCGCGGTCAGCCAGGGCTGCGGCCAGGTTGACGGTCATGGAGGACTTGCCCACGCCGCCCTTGCCCGAGGCCACGGCAAAGACGCGGGTGGTGGATTCAGGCTTTGCAAAAGGAATCTCCGGCTCAGCCTGGCCGCCCCGAAGCTTGGCCTTGAGTTCCTTGCGCTGTTCATCACTCATCACGTCCATCTCTACGGAGATGGTGCCGATGCCCTCAACTTCCTCCAACGCGGCACGCGTGTTGGACTGGAGGGTGGATTTCATGGGACAACCGGCGATGGTGAGGTACAGGACAACGGCCACGTCATTGCCGTTAATCTCGATGGACTTGACCATGCCCAGCTCGGTAATTGGGCGGCCAATCTCTGGATCCTCTACGCGGGATAACGCGCTGCGGACAGCGGATTCTTTTACAGCAGTCATATCGCCTACCCATCCTAGTCCTTATAGTTCTCCATGTGGGGCGTGGGGGCCTTTCGCGGTAGGAAACTA
Encoded here:
- a CDS encoding DUF3117 domain-containing protein; translated protein: MAAMKPRTTGGEMEAVEESRKIVMRIPSDGGGRIVVELSKEEAAELGSLLTEAAS
- a CDS encoding methyltransferase domain-containing protein, producing the protein MLSHIIDVLADPVDGTGLTGADDFSRLVSDSGHSYDVAKQGYVTLAGGAGLKHKGDDLDMVRARETYLSRGHFAPFVEAVTGAVQDILDAAEVPDEAEPALLEVGAGTGYYLAHTLDSVRGARGIGLDISPHAAKHLAKCHPRVGAVVADVWDRLPIKDGSIDAISVIFAPRNPAEFQRVLTPGGEVVVLTPCSGHLDELREPLGILGVEEGKVERMYEQAKGYLEQSADPVDISFPIELDRDSIKAQVAMSPSARHISRDELAQRMAALPETMTVTAHARLDRLRAKK
- a CDS encoding GH32 C-terminal domain-containing protein, whose translation is MTTDIHRPELHFTTETGVLEAPAGVLLDGESWHLFFQYKLGADEKSRWGHTYSTSLPFDWIECDDVLAPAGGETGLRAGAVAAVDGGINLYFTSITGAGSSVNLASYANVDDVCEVSDEIGALDPHVLRHGAIVQDTEGFTRFRTPCVVPDWDNGDRSEGHKGWLMLALTGEAGSSTPVILSSADGVSWTLDGELTFEGEDTGFKSSEAPGNELPPVAAPRIIRLRDEVDGEIYDVLFITLERDGAELSGYLVGRLEGTVFNVVTGFKRIDYGHDFTRPRNTNVTAGTIDADKRYEEAVIFGLMSGAGRQDAPAEHPSLSQEGWANALSLPRYLTLQGGVIYQTPARGLPDAVATTDRARLWTGLLEVPSGSEVEVQLLDGNGSPAAIIKHSGDELTLDRSLCGAYQDSYAGDAVASAPLREDDSDSLTIVVDGSTVEVYADGGQVAMASRVYFDGGCSGISASTSGEAEIVREWERHGS
- the glgA gene encoding glycogen synthase, which codes for MRAGIFSKEYPPEIYGGAGVHVAELTRFMRELIEVEVHCMGKPREEKDVFTHGVDPELAGANAAIQTLSTGLRMANAASSIDVAHSHTWYSGLGGHLAAKLYGIPHVVTAHSLEPHRPWKREQLGGGYEISSWSEKNAMEYADAVIAVSAGMKASILEAYPRIDEAKVHVVLNGIDTQLWQPREANVLDELGVDKTRPVVAFVGRITRQKGVEHLLKAVRKFDRDIQLVLCAGAPDTPEIEARTEALVAELQAERDGVFWVKEMLDRDRIQEVYSGADIFVCPSIYEPLGIVNLEAMACGTAVVASDVGGIPEVVVDGETGVLVHYDEQAVDDFESGLADAVNKLAGDKDLTARYVNAGRRRAVDKFSWATIAAQTVDIYASLV
- the glgC gene encoding glucose-1-phosphate adenylyltransferase; amino-acid sequence: MKSQPNVLAIVLAGGEGKRLFPLTEDRAKPAVPFGGNYRLIDFVLSNLVNAGYWKIAVLTQYKSHSLDRHISQAWSMSGPTSQYIASVPAQQRRGKRWYTGSADAIVQSLNLINDEQPDYVIVFGADHVYRMDPSQMVEEHIASGKACSVAGIRVPREEAFAFGCIQSDEEGNITEFVEKPENPPATPDDPNMTYASMGNYVFTAEALREALLEDEKNENSSHDMGGDIIPYFVEREEAHVYDFMANEVPGATDRDRGYWRDVGTIDSFYEAHMDLISVHPIFNLYNFKWPISSTDDANFPPAKFVQNGIAQSSMVAPGCIISGGTVRNSVLSSDVHVEDGATVEGSVLLPGVRVGKGAVVRHAILDKNVRVTDGAIIGVDRNLDESRFTVSAGGVVVVGKGEVVEAN
- a CDS encoding O-methyltransferase encodes the protein MTDLAYDALRSYIETSSEPSEALSSARSHAEEYSLPVPDEVTGQLLTTLAAASTGHAAQTGEKAQAVAITPAASVVGLYLLQGLAETGILTCIDPEVEHQTNAKKAFREAGYSPTRVRFLPSRPLDVMGRLANDSYQVIYAEVSAMDMPATVKAAWPLLSQRGTLVLANSLLDGTIADSTRTDRDTNAAREADELARGLKGAHVTRLPLGSGLTLITKL
- the sigE gene encoding RNA polymerase sigma factor SigE, with translation MTNERRSSENVGEVDKPLTGTAAFDAGESAMPEWGELVAEHADSVYRLAYRLSGNQHDAEDLTQETFMRVFRSLDRYQAGTFEGWLHRITTNLFLDMVRHRSKIRMEALPEDYDRVPGSDMTPEQAYNVANLDPALQAALDELGPDFRVAVVLCDVVGMSYDEIAETLGVKMGTVRSRIHRGRSQLRASLEAAAEVNDEAKMLLRTR
- a CDS encoding anti-sigma factor family protein, which encodes MDNISRSHSEHTLRMGQLAPTASKREKLRARVRDFSRERDEGRAHDKAREKAKLRARRFDTIGHLGPEAIVAFVDEEMEGKAAHRVRVHLVHCEECREEVRSQRGASQWVQQCSGSDDIRAPRDLLAKLAKIATTCSREENQAGERAEQSSPRGAYGTEQDIFDKLEMIMRAIKHNQRSS
- a CDS encoding Sec-independent protein translocase TatB, whose amino-acid sequence is MLSNFGWFELFVIVVLAVIIIGPERLPGVVQDVRAAIFAARKAINNAKAELNGEFGDFGKEFEELRAPLSQAAQWGKLGPRGAITKALFDGDDSAWDDFDPRKPVAGREQNSGNPAGHNSQPPAPPAPSREPHAQRPNQTDQYQQPQAPGQQRPSFDYSTYFDQD
- a CDS encoding Mrp/NBP35 family ATP-binding protein, whose amino-acid sequence is MTAVKESAVRSALSRVEDPEIGRPITELGMVKSIEINGNDVAVVLYLTIAGCPMKSTLQSNTRAALEEVEGIGTISVEMDVMSDEQRKELKAKLRGGQAEPEIPFAKPESTTRVFAVASGKGGVGKSSMTVNLAAALADRGLKVGIVDADIYGHSVPGLLGSDAGPTVLDDEMLLPPIAHGIKYISIGQFIDGNAPVVWRGPMLHRAIQQFLADVFWGDLDVLLLDLPPGTGDVALSVAQLIPNAELLVVTTPQAAAAEVAERAGSISQQTRQRVAGVIENMAAMVLPDGSTMDIFGAGGGEAVAERLTALLGHDVPLLGSIPLDPTLRADGDSGTPVVLADPECTAAQAIREVANKLAVRSTSLAGKPLGLGVTRS